In a single window of the Anaerocolumna cellulosilytica genome:
- a CDS encoding transketolase has protein sequence MENLTAKAFELRKTVLHMIYQAKTGHIGGDFSVMDILVTLYYIHMNVAPGREKDPDRDRFILSKGHSVESLYAVLCDKGFFPKEELLTYSTYLSKYIGHPNNKINGIEMNSGSLGHGLSVSVGMALAGKKDGRTYRVYTVMGDGELAEGSVWEGAMAAGHYKLDNLCAVVDRNRLQISGSTEDVMSHDNLEKRFASFGWYVIHAEGNSIKSLDEAFIKAKETRGMPTVIIADTTKGYGVSFMENKAGWHHKVPTEQELRAGLEELEEKRRAANE, from the coding sequence ATGGAGAACTTAACAGCAAAGGCATTTGAGCTTCGCAAAACTGTTTTGCACATGATTTACCAGGCAAAGACCGGTCACATTGGCGGTGACTTTTCCGTTATGGATATTCTGGTTACCTTATACTATATACATATGAACGTGGCACCGGGCAGAGAAAAAGACCCGGACAGAGATAGGTTTATTCTTAGCAAAGGCCATTCCGTTGAATCTTTATATGCAGTTCTTTGTGACAAAGGTTTTTTCCCAAAGGAGGAGCTTCTGACATATTCTACGTACCTGTCAAAATATATTGGACATCCTAATAACAAGATAAATGGCATCGAGATGAATTCCGGCTCTCTTGGACATGGGTTATCGGTATCGGTTGGTATGGCACTTGCAGGGAAAAAAGACGGGAGGACTTACCGTGTATATACTGTAATGGGGGATGGGGAATTAGCAGAAGGTTCCGTTTGGGAAGGAGCCATGGCGGCAGGTCATTACAAGTTGGATAATTTGTGTGCGGTTGTAGACAGGAACCGCTTGCAAATATCAGGCAGTACGGAAGATGTTATGTCCCATGATAATCTGGAGAAACGTTTTGCAAGCTTTGGATGGTATGTAATCCATGCAGAGGGTAACTCTATAAAATCTTTGGATGAGGCTTTTATAAAAGCAAAGGAAACTAGGGGAATGCCCACAGTCATTATAGCAGATACCACAAAGGGATACGGAGTATCCTTTATGGAGAATAAAGCAGGATGGCATCATAAGGTGCCGACAGAGCAGGAGTTAAGAGCAGGGCTTGAGGAACTTGAGGAGAAAAGGAGGGCTGCAAATGAATAA
- a CDS encoding ABC transporter ATP-binding protein: MAGPMGGKRPGAKPQNVKKTLSRIFSYMQEYKVQLILILFTIMLSAGAQVAGTSFLRKVVDGYLTPLAKEYDSMLFKGFIEVLILMGAIYVMGACSTYLYSRLMLNVSTRTLYKIRMDLFRKMESFPIKYFDTHTHGDLMSRYTNDTDTIREMLSNSVANFISSVITVSSVFIMMILFSWQLTILVVIMLFIMLNIIKKLGGKSGAYFKEQQIHLGKVNGYIEEMFEGQKVVKVFCHEDAAKEEFDKLNSQLCEAATNANTFASVLFPIMGNLSHLLYAITAIFGGILSVSGVLSIGTVVAFMQYTRSFSQPITQISQQLNSVLTALAGAERIFQMIDEEPEVDEGYVTMVNARFDATGKLVETEERTGIWAWKHPHKSDNTITYTQVKGEVEFDNVVFGYEENKTVLNGISLYAKVGQKIAFVGSTGAGKTTITNLINRFYDVPDGKIRYDGININKIKKDDLRRSLSMVLQDSHLFTGTVMDNIRYGKLDATDDEVIAAAKLANAHSFIKHLPQGYQTLLTADGANLSQGQRQLITIARAAVADPPVLILDEATSSIDTRTEALIEKGMDRLMEGRTVFVIAHRLSTVRNSHAIMVLENGRIIERGNHNQLIKQQGKYYQLYTGMFELS; the protein is encoded by the coding sequence ATGGCAGGACCAATGGGCGGAAAACGACCTGGGGCGAAACCTCAGAATGTAAAAAAAACTTTAAGTAGAATATTTAGTTATATGCAGGAGTATAAAGTCCAGTTAATTCTGATATTGTTTACTATTATGTTAAGTGCCGGAGCACAGGTTGCCGGAACCTCCTTTTTAAGAAAAGTTGTTGATGGATATCTGACTCCTTTAGCAAAAGAGTACGACAGTATGCTTTTTAAGGGATTTATAGAAGTTCTCATTCTTATGGGCGCTATCTATGTTATGGGGGCATGTTCAACCTATTTGTACAGCAGACTAATGCTGAATGTATCAACTAGAACTCTATATAAAATTCGAATGGACTTATTTCGTAAGATGGAGTCCTTTCCTATAAAATATTTTGATACCCATACGCACGGTGACTTAATGAGCCGCTATACAAATGATACGGATACTATCAGAGAAATGTTAAGCAATAGTGTAGCCAATTTTATATCCTCTGTCATTACAGTATCCAGTGTATTTATCATGATGATACTTTTTAGCTGGCAGCTAACCATTCTAGTTGTTATTATGCTGTTTATTATGCTAAATATTATAAAAAAACTTGGTGGAAAAAGCGGTGCTTATTTTAAAGAGCAGCAGATTCATTTAGGAAAAGTAAATGGCTATATTGAAGAAATGTTTGAAGGGCAGAAGGTAGTTAAAGTTTTCTGTCATGAAGACGCAGCAAAAGAAGAGTTTGATAAGTTAAACAGCCAGTTATGCGAAGCGGCAACCAATGCCAATACTTTTGCAAGTGTTCTGTTTCCGATTATGGGTAATTTATCTCACTTGCTCTATGCCATAACTGCCATTTTTGGAGGAATATTATCGGTATCAGGGGTACTCTCTATTGGTACAGTTGTAGCATTTATGCAATATACCAGAAGTTTTTCACAACCAATTACCCAGATATCCCAACAATTAAATTCTGTCTTGACTGCTCTTGCCGGTGCAGAGCGAATCTTTCAGATGATTGATGAAGAGCCGGAGGTAGATGAAGGATACGTTACTATGGTGAATGCACGATTTGACGCTACTGGGAAGCTTGTGGAGACAGAGGAAAGAACCGGAATATGGGCGTGGAAACATCCACATAAGAGCGATAACACCATCACCTATACCCAGGTTAAAGGTGAAGTTGAATTTGATAATGTGGTCTTTGGTTATGAAGAAAATAAGACGGTTTTAAATGGTATAAGCCTTTATGCTAAAGTAGGGCAAAAGATAGCTTTTGTCGGCTCTACTGGTGCAGGTAAAACAACCATTACAAATCTGATCAACCGTTTTTATGATGTGCCGGATGGTAAGATACGATATGACGGAATTAATATTAATAAAATTAAGAAGGATGATTTGAGACGTTCTCTTTCTATGGTACTACAAGATTCTCATTTATTTACGGGAACCGTAATGGATAACATCCGCTATGGAAAGTTGGATGCAACGGATGATGAGGTGATAGCAGCAGCAAAGCTTGCCAATGCCCATTCCTTTATAAAACATCTTCCACAGGGCTATCAGACACTGCTTACAGCGGATGGCGCTAATTTATCCCAGGGACAAAGGCAGTTAATTACCATAGCCAGAGCAGCCGTCGCAGACCCACCGGTACTGATACTAGATGAGGCAACTTCCTCTATCGATACTAGAACAGAAGCCTTAATTGAAAAAGGAATGGACCGTTTGATGGAAGGAAGAACTGTTTTTGTTATTGCCCACCGTTTGTCAACCGTCCGCAATTCCCATGCCATCATGGTATTGGAAAATGGACGAATTATCGAACGCGGTAATCACAACCAGCTAATAAAACAGCAAGGAAAATATTATCAGCTATATACTGGAATGTTTGAATTATCATAA
- a CDS encoding ATP-binding cassette domain-containing protein — protein sequence MTNWSIEKLLKEYPFTATYFEQNKLDIAGYEEKTFEAFLEHFTIEELEDQAIDKEKLLADLPLFIKQMLAFLGIEKDNQVYSLTILPGHDKSGNTEGFKEFTVNTSEIVSIVGPTGSGKSRLLADIEWTAKGDTPTGRSILINGNIPDNKWRFSSNNKLVAQLSQNMNFVMDLSVAEFLKMHAVSRLVENPEAVIQRIIEAANNLAGEKFNLDTPVTSLSGGQSRALMIADTAILSSSPIVLIDEIENAGIDRKKALELLVSEDKIVLMATHDPLLALMANKRIIIKNGGIHKVIFTSDEEKTLLEELEKVDALIQNTRQELRKGNTLSLKNLEQ from the coding sequence ATGACAAACTGGAGTATAGAAAAACTATTGAAAGAATATCCCTTTACGGCAACCTACTTCGAGCAAAATAAACTGGATATTGCCGGATATGAGGAGAAAACCTTTGAGGCGTTTTTGGAACATTTTACCATAGAAGAACTGGAAGACCAGGCAATTGACAAAGAAAAGCTGTTAGCAGACCTTCCACTCTTTATAAAGCAGATGCTCGCCTTTCTTGGGATTGAAAAGGATAATCAGGTCTATTCTCTGACCATTCTGCCGGGTCATGATAAATCCGGTAATACAGAAGGCTTTAAAGAATTTACAGTGAATACCTCAGAGATTGTTTCCATTGTAGGACCTACCGGTTCCGGCAAGAGCCGCCTGTTAGCTGATATTGAATGGACAGCTAAAGGAGATACTCCTACCGGCCGCAGTATTCTAATCAATGGAAACATACCGGATAATAAATGGCGTTTTTCCTCAAACAACAAGCTGGTTGCACAGCTGTCTCAGAACATGAATTTTGTAATGGATTTAAGTGTAGCGGAATTTTTGAAAATGCATGCAGTAAGCCGTCTCGTGGAAAATCCGGAAGCTGTTATTCAGCGGATTATTGAGGCCGCAAATAATCTTGCAGGCGAAAAGTTTAATCTAGATACTCCTGTAACCAGCTTAAGCGGCGGACAATCCCGTGCTTTGATGATTGCAGATACTGCCATATTAAGTTCTTCTCCTATAGTGCTGATTGATGAGATTGAAAATGCAGGAATTGACCGTAAAAAAGCCCTTGAGCTTTTGGTCTCAGAGGATAAAATCGTCTTAATGGCTACCCACGATCCGCTTTTAGCTCTTATGGCTAACAAACGAATTATAATCAAAAATGGCGGTATACACAAAGTGATTTTTACGAGTGACGAAGAAAAGACCTTGTTAGAAGAGCTTGAAAAAGTCGATGCATTGATTCAAAATACAAGGCAGGAGCTCCGTAAAGGAAATACGCTGTCATTAAAAAATCTGGAACAATAG
- a CDS encoding LacI family DNA-binding transcriptional regulator, translating to MAISAKDLANLLNISPATVSMVLNNRPGISKETKDKVLEGAKKYGFDLSKKHMVAVQEGMLHFMIYKNHGSVVSDTPFFSQVTEGIQSQCRQNGYHLQISYLYKNEDLDKQLESLIHLPCKGIILLGTEMSADEFILFKNLSVPLVVLDSYFEAAACNAVCINNVQGAYLAVKHLVENGHTQIGYLHSSLSINNFTERQEGYLKALGEAGITEASTVICPVHPTMEGAYKDLLNYLTSNSSLPTAFFADNDIIAMAAIRAFKETGYNVPEDISVIGFDDMPLCEYMDPPLSTVLVQKDRLGALAVERLLYLIDHEVNDYVKIELSTALTVRKSVKNQNL from the coding sequence ATGGCTATATCAGCGAAAGATTTGGCTAATTTATTAAATATATCACCGGCAACCGTATCTATGGTATTAAATAACAGACCGGGTATCAGTAAGGAGACGAAAGATAAGGTTTTAGAAGGTGCCAAAAAATACGGTTTTGATTTATCAAAAAAGCACATGGTGGCAGTACAGGAGGGTATGCTCCACTTTATGATTTATAAAAATCATGGCAGTGTAGTTTCTGATACCCCCTTCTTCTCACAGGTTACAGAAGGAATTCAATCCCAGTGCCGCCAGAATGGTTATCATCTACAGATTAGTTATCTTTATAAGAATGAGGATTTGGACAAACAGTTAGAGAGCCTTATCCATCTTCCTTGCAAAGGAATTATATTATTAGGAACAGAAATGTCAGCAGATGAATTTATTCTTTTTAAAAACTTAAGTGTCCCATTGGTGGTACTTGACAGCTATTTTGAAGCTGCTGCCTGCAATGCGGTTTGCATTAATAATGTACAGGGTGCTTATCTGGCGGTAAAACATCTGGTGGAAAATGGTCATACCCAGATTGGATATCTCCATTCCTCCCTTTCTATCAATAATTTTACAGAACGTCAGGAGGGCTACCTAAAAGCACTGGGGGAAGCCGGTATAACAGAAGCTTCCACGGTTATATGTCCGGTTCATCCAACGATGGAGGGCGCATATAAAGATTTATTAAATTATTTAACAAGTAATTCCTCACTGCCTACTGCTTTTTTTGCTGACAACGATATTATTGCCATGGCAGCTATCAGAGCCTTTAAGGAAACCGGTTATAACGTACCAGAGGATATTTCTGTTATCGGTTTTGATGATATGCCTCTTTGTGAATATATGGATCCTCCGCTATCCACAGTACTTGTACAAAAAGACCGGCTAGGAGCCTTAGCGGTAGAACGTTTACTTTATTTAATTGATCATGAAGTGAATGATTATGTAAAAATAGAACTATCGACTGCACTGACAGTAAGAAAAAGTGTAAAAAACCAAAACTTGTAA
- a CDS encoding L-fucose/L-arabinose isomerase family protein, whose protein sequence is MKKIKLGFAPTRRSIFSAPDAVKYADLTRKRLKELGVEIVDITDINEEGLFYDEADRIKIMDKFRKEGVDGLFFPHCNFGTEYVVARLAREMNLPVLLWGPRDERPDEDGIRLRDSQCGLFATGKVLRRFQVPFTYLTNCRLTDTEFERGIRNFLAVCSVVKTFRSIRILQIAPRPFDFWSTMCNEGELLERFNIQLAPIPMPELIQEVKKVKAEGKEILEVVAYCKEAMNIKVGEEQLESIAALKVAMKRLADKYGCKAIAIQCWNALQGEIGIMPCAANSLLNEEGIPVVCETDIHGAITSLMVEAAGMDEARSFFADWTVRHPDNENGELLQHCGPWPISVAQEKPTIGYPLAFDYPGAVEAQAKFGNMTLARFDGDNGEYSLLLGNAKGVEGPYTKGTYVWVEVANLKRLEDKLVCGPYIHHCVGIHKNVVPVLYEACKYIGVTPDLYDPIEEEVRAFIRGE, encoded by the coding sequence ATGAAAAAAATCAAGTTAGGTTTTGCACCAACCAGAAGAAGTATTTTCAGTGCGCCTGATGCAGTAAAATATGCCGATTTAACCAGAAAGAGGCTTAAGGAATTGGGGGTAGAGATTGTAGACATAACTGATATTAATGAGGAAGGATTATTTTATGATGAGGCTGACCGCATTAAAATTATGGATAAGTTTAGAAAAGAAGGGGTAGATGGTCTATTTTTTCCTCACTGTAATTTTGGTACAGAGTATGTAGTTGCAAGACTTGCAAGAGAAATGAACTTACCGGTGCTGCTTTGGGGCCCAAGGGATGAAAGACCGGATGAAGACGGAATACGTCTTAGAGACAGCCAGTGTGGATTATTTGCCACTGGTAAAGTGCTAAGAAGATTTCAGGTACCCTTTACTTACCTGACAAATTGCAGATTAACGGATACTGAATTCGAAAGAGGCATACGTAATTTCCTTGCAGTCTGTAGTGTGGTTAAAACCTTTCGAAGCATCCGTATCCTTCAGATTGCTCCTAGACCCTTTGATTTTTGGTCAACCATGTGTAATGAAGGGGAATTGCTAGAACGCTTTAATATCCAGTTAGCACCTATACCCATGCCGGAATTAATTCAAGAGGTAAAGAAAGTAAAAGCAGAAGGAAAAGAAATCCTTGAGGTAGTGGCGTATTGTAAGGAAGCCATGAACATAAAAGTAGGTGAGGAGCAGCTTGAAAGCATTGCAGCCCTTAAAGTAGCAATGAAAAGGCTGGCAGATAAATATGGTTGTAAAGCCATTGCTATCCAGTGCTGGAATGCTTTGCAGGGAGAAATTGGCATTATGCCTTGTGCTGCCAACTCCTTATTAAATGAAGAAGGCATCCCTGTAGTCTGTGAAACAGACATACACGGAGCGATAACGTCTCTTATGGTAGAAGCTGCCGGTATGGACGAGGCCAGAAGTTTCTTCGCAGATTGGACTGTAAGACATCCGGATAACGAAAATGGAGAACTTTTACAGCACTGTGGTCCATGGCCTATTTCGGTTGCTCAGGAAAAACCTACCATCGGGTATCCTTTGGCGTTTGATTATCCGGGAGCAGTGGAAGCACAAGCTAAATTCGGGAATATGACCCTTGCCAGATTTGATGGTGATAACGGAGAGTACTCCTTATTGCTTGGCAATGCAAAAGGTGTGGAGGGACCCTATACAAAAGGAACTTATGTATGGGTTGAGGTAGCTAATCTAAAACGTCTTGAGGATAAGCTGGTCTGCGGTCCTTATATCCATCACTGTGTAGGCATCCATAAAAATGTGGTTCCGGTTCTGTATGAAGCCTGTAAATACATTGGAGTAACACCGGATCTATATGATCCAATAGAGGAAGAGGTAAGAGCCTTTATTCGAGGAGAATAG
- a CDS encoding transketolase family protein codes for MNKIPNRQVICDVLVEEAKKDKDIVVLCSDSRGSASLAPFADTHPEQFVEVGIAEQSLVSIAAGLASCGKKAYAASPACFLSTRSMEQAKVDVAYSNTNVKLIGISGGVSYGALGMTHHSAQDIAIMGSIPNMRVYLPSDRHQTKCLIKALLSDEKPAYIRVGRNPVEDVYSPEDTSFVMNKATVLAEGSDVLVVACGEMVRPALDGVNLLKEKGVKAALLDMYCIKPFDEVTFLKYLNEVKAVVTVEEHTYLGGLGSLVSQITARENPKKVMNLSLPDEPVITGNSKQVFDYYNLNAQGIVTAVMELLV; via the coding sequence ATGAATAAAATACCAAATCGCCAGGTAATATGTGATGTACTAGTGGAGGAAGCGAAGAAGGATAAGGATATTGTTGTCTTATGCAGTGACTCCAGAGGCTCTGCTTCCTTAGCACCTTTTGCAGATACTCATCCGGAGCAGTTTGTAGAAGTTGGTATTGCAGAGCAAAGTTTGGTGAGTATTGCAGCCGGTTTGGCAAGCTGTGGGAAAAAAGCCTATGCAGCATCCCCCGCCTGCTTTCTAAGTACCAGAAGCATGGAACAGGCAAAGGTTGATGTAGCTTATTCAAACACCAATGTAAAGCTGATTGGTATTAGTGGTGGAGTTAGTTATGGTGCACTGGGAATGACTCACCATTCAGCTCAGGATATTGCTATTATGGGGTCTATTCCAAATATGCGCGTTTATCTGCCAAGTGACAGACATCAGACTAAATGTCTTATAAAAGCATTGCTTTCAGATGAAAAACCGGCATACATCCGTGTTGGACGTAATCCTGTAGAGGATGTATATTCACCAGAAGATACTTCTTTTGTTATGAATAAGGCTACCGTTTTAGCAGAGGGCAGTGATGTACTGGTTGTTGCCTGCGGAGAAATGGTCAGACCGGCTCTTGACGGGGTAAACCTGCTAAAGGAAAAGGGAGTGAAGGCAGCACTTCTTGACATGTATTGTATTAAACCATTTGATGAAGTTACTTTCTTAAAATATCTCAATGAAGTAAAGGCGGTAGTAACTGTAGAAGAGCATACATATCTGGGAGGGCTTGGCAGTCTGGTAAGCCAGATAACAGCAAGGGAGAATCCCAAAAAGGTAATGAATCTGTCCTTACCGGATGAACCTGTTATTACAGGTAATTCAAAGCAGGTATTTGACTATTATAATCTAAATGCGCAGGGAATAGTCACAGCCGTCATGGAGTTACTGGTATGA
- a CDS encoding GNAT family N-acetyltransferase: MSHYMVDNYREIIEQKQRLETKRLFLRTFTLGDEEAVFAYGSDPRTLKYLIWEGIKDIDGAKRAITQYYSKPLVYALALKDSDLCIGCIDIRLEVLHDKASFGYVLNRTYWGQGYMTEALGAMLTYCFKVLALNRVEATHFSGNEGSGKVMEKCGMIKEGVSPKQVKIKGVFQDVVHYGVLREYFQL; encoded by the coding sequence ATGAGTCATTATATGGTAGATAATTACAGAGAGATTATAGAGCAAAAACAACGCCTAGAAACGAAACGACTTTTTCTAAGAACATTTACATTAGGTGATGAAGAAGCTGTATTCGCTTATGGCAGTGACCCTAGGACTTTAAAATATCTTATTTGGGAAGGTATAAAGGATATTGACGGAGCCAAACGAGCAATCACACAGTATTATTCTAAGCCACTTGTTTATGCCCTGGCTTTAAAGGATTCTGACCTTTGCATAGGCTGTATTGATATACGTTTGGAGGTACTTCATGATAAAGCTAGTTTCGGATATGTTTTAAACCGAACTTATTGGGGGCAGGGTTATATGACAGAAGCGTTAGGTGCGATGCTTACCTATTGTTTTAAAGTTCTTGCGCTTAATCGTGTAGAAGCTACTCATTTTTCCGGTAATGAGGGTTCTGGTAAGGTGATGGAAAAGTGTGGCATGATTAAAGAGGGAGTATCGCCAAAACAGGTAAAAATCAAAGGGGTTTTCCAGGATGTGGTGCATTATGGTGTTTTGCGGGAGTATTTTCAACTGTAA
- a CDS encoding ABC transporter substrate-binding protein, whose translation MSQYFEITDTIYDITEKYPETIELFIANGFDNLSNPVMRQTLGKTITLDMALSMRKINQEIFVQKLKEAIEQILPDLSTGLYAMKEENGGDIRIEGVLPCPIRLPLLEKFEDFAASQKDSLDYKVDYNLKSANLGLDDVKERVVAADGNGDALSDLYLSAGFDLFFDKSLMGRYRDAGVFEDISGIEQVNTDFDNDHISLKDPKKQYAIIGVVPAIFMVNTAVLGDRPFPESWEDLMNPAFENSISLPMKDLDMFNAFLLHIHRYYGNEGIEKMGRSLLHNMHPAQMVKSHIQKGGNTVPTVTVTPYFFASMVDKKSPLRPVWPKDGAIISPIFLLAKKQNKDKIKPFVDFLYSKEIGEILSSNGKFPSTNPLVDNHLSPDQKFMWLGWDYIYNNDIGKLITDTERLFYGASGKESV comes from the coding sequence ATGTCTCAATATTTTGAAATTACAGATACTATATATGATATTACAGAAAAATATCCGGAAACCATTGAATTATTTATAGCGAATGGCTTTGATAATCTTAGCAATCCGGTAATGCGACAGACCCTTGGTAAAACCATCACCCTTGACATGGCTTTATCCATGCGTAAAATAAATCAAGAAATTTTCGTGCAAAAGCTTAAGGAGGCCATTGAGCAGATCCTTCCTGATTTGTCCACCGGACTTTATGCCATGAAGGAGGAAAATGGCGGTGATATTCGTATTGAAGGGGTATTGCCCTGCCCCATAAGACTTCCTCTTTTGGAGAAATTTGAAGACTTTGCAGCCTCCCAAAAAGATAGTCTTGATTATAAGGTAGATTATAATTTAAAGTCTGCTAACCTGGGACTAGATGATGTGAAAGAAAGAGTAGTTGCCGCAGACGGTAATGGAGATGCCCTGTCAGACTTGTACTTATCAGCTGGTTTTGACTTATTTTTTGATAAAAGTTTAATGGGACGTTATAGGGATGCCGGAGTCTTTGAAGATATTTCAGGAATCGAACAGGTGAATACAGACTTTGATAATGACCACATTTCATTAAAGGACCCAAAAAAGCAATATGCTATTATCGGTGTTGTACCGGCAATTTTTATGGTAAATACTGCTGTCTTGGGCGATCGTCCTTTTCCTGAAAGCTGGGAAGATTTAATGAATCCTGCATTTGAAAACAGCATAAGTCTGCCGATGAAAGATTTGGATATGTTTAATGCATTTTTACTCCATATTCATCGCTATTATGGAAATGAAGGCATAGAAAAAATGGGGCGCTCTCTTTTACACAACATGCATCCTGCACAGATGGTCAAATCCCATATACAAAAAGGTGGTAACACAGTTCCCACTGTTACCGTAACACCTTACTTCTTTGCAAGTATGGTTGATAAAAAAAGCCCTCTGCGTCCGGTATGGCCAAAAGACGGTGCAATTATCAGTCCTATTTTTCTTCTTGCCAAGAAACAAAATAAGGACAAAATAAAACCTTTTGTTGATTTTCTCTATTCAAAGGAAATAGGTGAAATTTTATCTTCTAACGGTAAATTCCCTTCTACAAATCCTCTCGTAGACAATCATTTAAGTCCAGACCAAAAATTTATGTGGTTAGGGTGGGATTATATTTATAACAACGATATTGGTAAGCTGATTACGGATACGGAACGCCTGTTTTATGGCGCATCGGGGAAGGAGTCTGTATGA
- a CDS encoding GTP-binding protein, with product MNLIIFSGPPSSGKTSVILKTIAAFKNRNIKVGVVKFDCLYTDDDIAYEKAGIPVKKGLSGALCPDHFFASNIEEVVNWGNQEKLDLLITESAGLCNRCSPYLKEMKGVCVIDNLSGINTPKKIGPMLKSADYVVITKGDIVSQAEREVFASCVSSVNPRAVIMHVNGLTGQGAYELGSLLYDENQDIQSVQGMQLRFPMPSALCSYCLGETRIGEAYQMGNIKKIDLKVDKP from the coding sequence ATGAATCTGATTATCTTTTCCGGACCTCCTTCCTCCGGCAAGACATCTGTAATTTTAAAAACGATTGCCGCTTTTAAGAACAGAAATATTAAAGTAGGTGTCGTTAAGTTTGACTGCCTGTATACGGATGACGATATAGCATATGAAAAAGCAGGTATTCCGGTAAAAAAAGGCCTCTCGGGTGCTCTTTGCCCTGACCACTTCTTTGCTTCCAATATAGAAGAGGTTGTTAATTGGGGTAACCAGGAAAAACTGGATTTATTAATAACGGAGTCAGCAGGACTTTGTAATCGTTGTTCACCCTATTTAAAAGAAATGAAAGGTGTTTGCGTTATTGATAACCTTTCCGGAATTAATACACCTAAAAAAATCGGCCCTATGTTAAAATCCGCAGACTATGTAGTTATCACCAAGGGTGATATAGTCTCCCAGGCAGAACGTGAGGTCTTTGCATCCTGTGTAAGCTCTGTAAATCCCAGAGCTGTCATTATGCATGTAAATGGACTGACGGGACAGGGTGCCTATGAATTGGGAAGCCTGTTGTATGATGAAAATCAGGATATACAGTCCGTACAGGGCATGCAGCTTCGTTTCCCCATGCCTTCCGCTCTTTGTTCCTATTGTCTTGGGGAGACAAGAATTGGCGAAGCCTATCAAATGGGAAATATTAAGAAAATAGATTTAAAGGTGGATAAACCATGA